Proteins from a genomic interval of Coccinella septempunctata chromosome 2, icCocSept1.1, whole genome shotgun sequence:
- the LOC123308740 gene encoding uncharacterized protein LOC123308740: MEANIAKIEKLELSKVFQQLRYILNRRHHINHHIDFLQQCKYHDVIPKFLVFKLPSVCNKKQIQTILLKKEIRRQFKESGIVDTKLKFFHHFLNKRLHYIEYHTLIEQLEEDIFYSNYNSDQRRRMKLKRLIEDKNRAIQKLKTPQDNLQQGTTLSYHTFHSRFTNLSNVTFEQDEVEVLNLGHKFAPIPNTVNIDRTAVSLEVQIRNNPNYDIMTRELADTLTTFKDTRVRVCNPKQYLPNKILHKNINKIQKSISDNDLIMTKADKNAGLV, translated from the coding sequence ATGGAAGCAAACATTGCCAAAATAGAGAAATTGGAGTTATCCAAAGTCTTCCAACAGCTGAGGTACATACTGAATAGACGACATCACATCAACCACCATATAGACTTTCTCCAACAATGTAAATATCATGATGTTATCCCGAAGTTCCTGGTTTTCAAATTACCATCAGTTTGTAATAAAAAGCAAATACAGACAATATTGTTAAAGAAAGAGATCAGAAGACAATTTAAAGAATCTGGCATAGTAGACACAAAACTTAAATTTTTCCACCACTTTCTTAACAAACGTTTACATTACATTGAGTATCATACACTTATTGAACAATTAGAAGAAGACATATTTTATTCCAACTATAACTCTGACCAAAGAAGAAGAATGAAGCTCAAAAGATTGATCGAAGATAAGAACAGAGCCATACAAAAACTAAAAACACCACAGGATAATTTACAGCAGGGAACTACTCTGAGCTACCATACTTTCCACAGCAGGTTCACAAACCTCTCCAACGTTACATTCGAGCAAGATGAAGTTGAAGTCTTAAATTTGGGACATAAATTTGCACCCATCCCTAACACAGTGAACATCGATAGAACAGCTGTAAGTCTGGAAGTACAGATCAGGAACAATCCAAATTATGACATCATGACCAGGGAACTTGCAGACACCTTAACAACATTTAAGGATACAAGGGTGAGAGTGTGCAACCCTAAACAATATttgccaaacaaaattttacataaaaatataaacaaGATCCAAAAAAGTATAAGCGACAATGACCTCATAATGACTAAAGCTGACAAGAACGCAGGActagtataa